The Mercurialis annua linkage group LG2, ddMerAnnu1.2, whole genome shotgun sequence genome contains a region encoding:
- the LOC126669459 gene encoding rho guanine nucleotide exchange factor 8 encodes MMVRALERERSMQKSKSFHLKKMFEIPGKHFQSLVLDHTGNDSLVSNDEKLLSRNNNMSTKFGERLGDSLYLGSPLNRPRPADAPPAAPVAAPTVKSPTPRDKAPSDIDMMKEKFAKLLLGEDMSGGGKGVSSALALSNAITNLAASVFGEQKKLEPMSPETKTRWRKEIDWLLSVTDHIVEFVPSQQSTNGINMEIMTTRQRSDLLMNIPALRKLDTILIDQQDQFGNQNEFWYVAKDSDDSEQETPPRNDDKWWIPTVKVPPQGLSEHTRRWMQFQKDSVNQVLKAAMAINAQVLSEMEIPENYIESLPKNGKTSLGDSIYKSITVEYFDPEQFLSTMDMSTEHKVLDLKNRIEASIVIWKRKMNQKDGKSSWGSGVSLEKRELFEERAETILLILKQRFPGIPQSSLDISKIQYNKDVGQAILESYSRIIESLAFTVLSRIEDVLYADSLTQNPKSESDDKSENERGEEDSDKWSAGETATPTAMTLSDFMGWNVEKTENNNSKKYNTDGFFKGDPEKIMLKPIMTMKKFSYLEKLENLSGLRSPTARH; translated from the exons ATCCAACGACGAGAAGTTGCTGTCGAGGAATAATAATATGTCGACTAAGTTCGGTGAACGTCTCGGTGATTCCTTGTATCTCGGGAGCCCTCTTAATCGTCCTCGTCCTGCTGATGCTCCTCCTGCTGCTCCGGTTGCTGCTCCTACTGTTAAATCACCAACCCCTCGAGATAAGGCTCCTTCAG ACATAGATATGATGAAGGAGAAATTTGCTAAGTTGCTGTTAGGTGAAGATATGTCTGGTGGGGGAAAAGGTGTTTCCTCAGCTTTGGCCTTGTCAAATGCAATAACAAACCTAGCAG CATCTGTTTTCGGAGAACAAAAGAAACTAGAGCCTATGTCGCCTGAGACTAAAACACGGTGGAGAAAAGAAATCGACTGGCTTCTATCGGTAACAGATCACATTGTTGAGTTTGTTCCTTCACAGCAATCTACTAATGGAATTAATATGGAG ATCATGACAACGCGACAAAGAAGTGATCTGCTAATGAATATTCCGGCTCTGCGCAAGCTTGATACCATTCTCATT GACCAACAAGATCAATTCGGAAACCAGAACGAGTTCTGGTATGTCGCCAAGGATAGCGATGACTCAGAGCAAGAAACCCCGCCGAGAAATGATGATAAGTGGTGGATCCCCACCGTTAAGGTTCCTCCACAGGGGCTATCAGAGCACACGAGAAGATGGATGCAATTCCAGAAGGATTCTGTGAATCAAGTACTCAAAGCAGCCATGGCAATAAACGCTCAGGTTCTATCAGAAATGGAGATTCCTGAAAACTACATTGAATCCCTTCCTAAG AATGGAAAAACAAGCCTTGGAGATTCAATCTACAAGAGCATAACAGTAGAGTACTTCGATCCTGAGCAATTCTTGTCGACCATGGACATGTCAACCGAGCACAAAGTGCTCGATCTCAAGAACCGGATCGAGGCTTCTATTGTTATTTGGAAGAGAAAAATGAACCAAAAAGACGGAAAGTCTTCCTGGGGTTCGGGTGTGAGCTTAGAGAAGAGGGAGCTGTTCGAAGAGAGAGCAGAAACTATCTTGCTCATTCTTAAACAGCGATTCCCCGGAATTCCACAATCTTCACTAGACATAAGCAAAATCCAATACAATAAG GACGTAGGACAAGCTATCCTAGAAAGCTATTCAAGAATAATAGAAAGCTTGGCATTCACAGTCCTGTCTAGGATTGAAGATGTTCTCTACGCGGACTCTCTAACACAAAACCCGAAGTCAGAATCAGATGACAAGTCGGAGAATGAGAGAGGAGAGGAAGATAGCGACAAGTGGAGTGCCGGCGAGACAGCAACACCAACAGCAATGACACTCTCAGATTTCATGGGGTGGAATGTGGAGAAGACGGAGAACAATAACTCAAAGAAATACAATACAGACGGCTTCTTCAAGGGTGACCCTGAAAAGATCATGCTCAAACCCATCATGACCATGAAGAAATTTTCCTACTTAGAAAAACTCGAGAATTTGAGCGGCTTAAGAAGTCCCACAGCACGACATTAA
- the LOC126669460 gene encoding aspartate aminotransferase, cytoplasmic, whose protein sequence is MDSDSVFANVVRGPEDPILGVTVAYNKDTNPNKLNLGVGAYRTEEGKPLVLNVVKKAEQMLVNDPSRVKEYIPIVGLADFNKLSAKLIFGADSPAIQEKRVTTVQCLSGTGSLRVGGEFLARHYHQLTIYIPQPTWGNHPKIFTLAGLSVKTYRYYDPATRGLDFQGLLEDLGAAPQGSVVLLHACAHNPTGVDPTIEQWEQIRQLIRSKAFLPFFDSAYQGFASGSLDADAQSVRMFVADGGECLMAQSYAKNMGLYGERVGALSIVCKTADVASRVESQLKLVIRPMYSSPPIHGASIVAAVLKDSDMFNEWTVELKAMADRIISMRQKLFDALTAKGTPGDWSHIIKQIGMFTFTGLNAEQVAFMTKEYHIYMTSDGRISMAGLSSKTVPHLTEAIHAAVTRFG, encoded by the exons ATGGATTCAGATTCTGTCTTTGCCAACGTTGTTCGTGGTCCTGAAGATCCTATTCTTGGG GTTACTGTTGCTTATAACAAAGATACCAACCCTAACAAGTTGAATTTGGGCGTTGGTGCTTACAGAACTGAG GAAGGGAAGCCTCTTGTTCTAAATGTAGTGAAAAAAGCTGAGCAGATGCTTGTAAATGACCC GTCTCGGGTGAAAGAGTATATTCCCATTGTTGGACTTGCTGATTTTAATAAACTGAGTGCTAAACTTATCTTCGGTGCTGATag CCCTGCCATACAAGAGAAGAGAGTAACTACCGTCCAATGTTTGTCTGGTACTGGTTCTCTTAGAGTTGGAGGCGAGTTTCTTGCTAGGCATTACCATCAA cTGACAATATACATTCCACAGCCAACATGGGGAAATCATCCCAAAATATTCACTCTAGCAGGTTTGTCTGTTAAGACTTACCGCTACTATGATCCAGCAACGCGTGGGCTGGACTTCCAAG GCTTGCTCGAGGATCTTGGAGCTGCACCGCAAGGATCTGTAGTACTTCTCCATGCATGTGCGCATAACCCAACTGGGGTTGACCCAACCATCGAGCAGTGGGAGCAGATCAGACAGTTGATAAGATCCAAAGCATTTTTACCTTTCTTTGACAGTGCTTATCAG GGTTTTGCAAGTGGCAGTCTAGATGCAGATGCACAATCTGTTCGAATGTTTGTTGCAGATGGTGGTGAATGTCTTATGGCACAGAGTTATGCAAAAAATATGGGACTCTATGGGGAACGTGTTGGGGCTCTTAGCATT GTCTGCAAGACAGCAGATGTGGCCAGTAGGGTTGAAAGCCAGTTAAAACTTGTCATCCGGCCCATGTATTCTAGTCCACCTATTCATGGTGCGTCTATTGTAGCTGCTGTTCTCAAGGACAG tGATATGTTTAATGAATGGACTGTTGAGCTGAAAGCAATGGCTGATCGAATTATTAGCATGCGCCAGAAATTATTTGATGCTCTAACTGCCAAAG GCACTCCAGGTGATTGGAGTCACATTATCAAGCAGATTGGAATGTTTACTTTCACTGGGTTGAACGCTGAGCAAGTGGCATTCATGACCAAAGAGTATCACATTTACATGACATCTGATgg GAGGATTAGCATGGCGGGTCTTAGCTCTAAGACAGTCCCTCATCTTACAGAGGCTATACATGCTGCAGTTACTCGTTTTGGTTAA